In Malus sylvestris chromosome 16, drMalSylv7.2, whole genome shotgun sequence, the following are encoded in one genomic region:
- the LOC126608235 gene encoding probable RNA-dependent RNA polymerase 1, whose translation MGKTIQLFGFPSGASAEAVFEWLERKTGKGSVYAMRYRPANNSRRYYAIIQFETANDAEFINSLADTGNLWYERSYLKSRKMDHDIVPKPRTALHSLQNLGLYFGCKTGKEELSYFWCSDNVSVDFGIRIQKLICLLKYDEVEYKLELSYENIWQTELYSPRGHTAKKLLFQLLGAPRIFEKEADSSGQAYEDPFQNYCRETPDDQWIRTTDFTPSYAIGQSSVLCLELPYGLQLPDFGENFPGYKGIVRDLVTELCPPFSCSDLGAMVCPPECVGVPYDILFKVNSLVQQGWLPGPKLGDNFFELVDARKRDLACIEYALDKLYNLRDSCYEPSMWLEEQYMKYRRLKKTPKSPVISLDSGLVYVRRVQITSCQIHYCGPEVNISNRVLRNYPMDTDNFIRVSFVGEELAKIYSADLSPRKSTTNQDRKTKFYMRILSILRNGIVIGEKKYEFLAFSSSQLRENSMWMFASRWGLTADDIREWMGDFCHIKNVAKYAARLGQSFGSSTETLTVAKHEIEVIPDIVHDKYVFSDGIGKISADFAKKVALKCGYKGFTPSAFQIRYGGYKGVVAIDPTSSMKLSLRKSMSKYESENTKLDVLACSKYQPCFLNRQLITLLSTLEVPDLVFMKKQRAAVQQLNAILTDPLKAQDALDLMSPGETTNILKELLTCGYKPDVEPFLSMMLQTFRASKLLDLRLKTRIFIPDGRAMMGCLDETGTLEYGEVFVQLSGNRHPGSASNHIEGKVVVAKNPCLHPGDVRVLKAVNVPELHHMVDCVVFPQKGSRPHPNECSGSDLDGDIYFVCWDQELIPRRQIQPMDYTPAPSMELDHDVTMEEVEEYFVNYMINDSLGIIANAHTVFADKDPLKAMSEPCKELAKLFSIAVDFPKTGVPAVIPAHLYVKEFPDFMEKHDKPTYQSCNVIGALFQEVKDIAPHDSSIRSFTRQVAKQSYDPDMEVDGFEDYIEDAIYYKGNYDYKLGNLMDYYGIKTEAEILSGSVMRMSKSFTKRRDADSINMAVRSLRKEARAWFNEKGTGLDSRADDVYAKASAWYHVTYHPDYFGTYNEGLNRDHFISLPWCVYDKLVVIKKDKASMRRSLHMSSLERQFRSGLHLS comes from the exons ATGGGTAAGACGATACAGTTGTTTGGATTCCCTTCTGGTGCATCTGCAGAAGCTGTTTTTGAATGGCTGGAGAGAAAAACTGGAAAAGGATCTGTTTATGCTATGAGATACAGACCAGCCAACAATTCAAGGAGATATTATGCTATTATTCAGTTTGAAACCGCCAATGATGCTGAGTTTATTAATTCCTTGGCCGACACTGGAAACCTGTGGTATGAGAGAAGCTATCTGAAGTCCCGGAAGATGGATCATGATATTGTACCAAAGCCAAGAACCGCTTTGCACAGTCTGCAAAATCTAGGATTGTATTTTGGTTGCAAGACCGGAAAAGAAGAGCTATCTTATTTTTGGTGTTCGGACAATGTTTCAGTGGACTTTGGGATTAGAATACAGAAATTAATTTGTCTTCTGAAATATGATGAGGTGGAATATAAGCTTGAACTTTCCTACGAGAACATTTGGCAGACTGAGTTGTATAGTCCACGTGGTCACACTGCTAAGAAACTTCTGTTTCAG TTATTGGGAGCGCCTCGGATTTTCGAGAAAGAAGCAGACTCTTCAGGACAAGCATATGAAGACCCTTTTCAGAACTATTGCAGGGAAACCCCTGATGACCAATGGATCCGAACAACTGATTTCACTCCATCGTACGCTATTGGGCAGTCTTCTGTATTATGCTTGGAGCTTCCTTATGGTCTCCAACTTCCAGATTTTGGAGAAAACTTTCCCGGGTACAAAGGCATTGTAAGGGACCTTGTCACGGAGTTATGTCCCCCTTTTTCTTGCTCGGATCTGGGAGCCATGGTTTGCCCTCCTGAATGTGTTGGTGTTCCATATGATATCTTGTTTAAGGTAAACTCCCTGGTTCAGCAAGGGTGGCTTCCTGGGCCAAAACTTGGTGATAATTTTTTTGAGTTGGTTGATGCACGCAAAAGAGACCTTGCATGCATAGAGTATGCTCTAGATAAATTATACAATTTAAGAGATAGCTGTTATGAACCTTCAATGTGGCTTGAGGAGCAGTATATGAAGTACCGCAGATTGAAGAAAACTCCAAAATCACCAGTAATATCCTTAGATTCTGGGTTGGTGTATGTTCGTAGAGTCCAGATCACATCATGTCAAATACATTATTGTGGTCCTGAAGTCAATATCTCAAATCGTGTACTACGCAATTACCCAATGGATACTGATAACTTCATTCGTGTTTCATTTGTTGGAGAGGAGCTTGCAAAAATTTATTCGGCAGATTTGTCTCCTCGTAAGTCCACTACAAATCAGGATAGGAAAACCAAATTCTACATGAGGATTCTTTCTATTCTCAGAAATGGCATAGTAATTGGTGAAAAGAAATATGAATTTCTTGCATTCTCGTCGAGCCAATTGCGGGAGAATTCTATGTGGATGTTTGCTTCAAGGTGGGGACTTACAGCTGATGATATAAGAGAGTGGATGGGAGATTTTTGTCATATAAAAAATGTGGCAAAGTACGCTGCTAGATTGGGTCAATCTTTTGGTTCGTCCACTGAAACTTTGACTGTGGCCAAACATGAAATTGAAGTTATTCCCGACATTGTCCATGATAAATATGTCTTCTCTGATGGGATTGGGAAAATATCTGCTGATTTTGCTAAGAAAGTGGCCTTAAAATGTGGCTATAAAGGGTTTACTCCATCTGCCTTTCAGATTCGATATGGTGGTTACAAAGGTGTGGTGGCCATTGATCCAACTTCATCAATGAAATTATCATTAAGGAAGAGTATGTCCAAGTATGAATCAGAAAACACAAAGTTGGATGTATTAGCATGTAGCAAGTATCAGCCTTGTTTTCTGAACCGCCAGTTGATAACTCTTTTATCTACCCTTGAGGTTCCAGATcttgttttcatgaaaaaacaaAGGGCAGCTGTACAACAACTGAATGCTATATTGACTGACCCACTAAAAGCACAGGACGCTTTGGATTTGATGTCTCCAGGAGAGACTACTAACATCCTGAAGGAATTGCTCACATGTGGTTATAAACCTGATGTTGAACCATTCCTTTCAATGATGCTGCAAACATTTCGGGCATCAAAGTTGCTAGATTTGCGGCTGAAAACAAGAATCTTTATTCCAGATGGACGAGCAATGATGGGATGTCTAGATGAAACCGGAACATTGGAATATGGAGAGGTGTTTGTGCAATTATCTGGTAACAGACATCCTGGAAGTGCCTCAAACCATATTGAAGGAAAGGTAGTTGTTGCAAAGAACCCTTGTTTACACCCTGGTGATGTACGTGTTTTAAAGGCTGTGAATGTGCCGGAGTTGCACCATATGGTGGATTGTGTAGTTTTTCCACAAAAAGGATCAAG GCCTCATCCAAATGAATGTTCAGGAAGTGATCTCGATGGAGATATCTACTTTGTCTGTTGGGACCAAGAATTGATTCCTCGGAGACAAATCCAACCTATGGATTATACCCCAGCACCAAGTATGGAATTGGATCATGACGTCACAATGGAG GAAGTtgaggaatattttgtgaactACATGATCAACGATAGCTTGGGCATAATTGCCAATGCCCACACTGTTTTTGCAGACAAAGATCCTTTAAAAGCAATGAGCGAACCATGTAAAGAGCTTGCAAAGCTGTTTTCAATTGCCGTCGACTTTCCAAAAACTGGTGTACCAGCTGTAATACCTGCACATCTATATGTCAAGGAATTTCCAGATTTCATGGAAAAACATGACAAGCCCACCTATCAATCATGCAATGTGATCGGAGCGCTATTTCAAGAGGTGAAAGACATTGCGCCTCATGACAGCTCTATCAGATCCTTCACTCGTCAAGTGGCAAAGCAGTCATACGACcctgacatggaagttgatggcTTTGAGGATTACATTGAAGATGCTATCTATTACAAAGGCAATTATGATTACAAGTTGGGAAATCTGATGGACTATTATGGGATCAAGACAGAGGCTGAAATACTTAGTGGGAGTGTTATGAGAATGTCAAAATCTTTCACTAAGAGGAGGGATGCAGATTCTATAAACATGGCTGTGAGATCGTTGAGGAAGGAAGCTCGGGCATGGTTCAATGAGAAGGGAACAGGTCTAGATTCCAGAGCTGATGATGTATACGCAAAAGCTTCAGCTTGGTACCATGTCACATATCATCCTGATTATTTTGGCACATACAATGAGGGGCTGAATCGTGACCATTTCATCAGCCTTCCGTGGTGCGTTTATGACAAGCTCGTCGTCATCAAAAAAGATAAGGCAAGTATGAGAAGGTCTCTACACATGTCATCTCTAGAACGCCAATTCCGGAGTGGGTTGCATTTGAGTTGA
- the LOC126608565 gene encoding probable RNA-dependent RNA polymerase 1, whose translation MSFASYRASVVGNNISAFISNSRLFRHRELTLGALSIVRVYHIVSINANQFNMSLMTIQLYGFSSVESPEEVAAFLEEYTGQGSVSDVKVFPPKDRKSRASAIVEFTHAESADIIIPLAEARLLWYDEDSYLKARKWKPEHSIELLKLHFGCLVSEERFSVLWTTSEVQVSFWTEFKNMFLLFCYDSDEYKLEISAESISKIELHCPHGQLRKFLLIQLLGAPRILKQVSDRNWVREVDFTPSCCIGQSSAVCLELPYDSVLPNLRDSFLHYQENEGRFALEMGNAFSRNSDLVPIVGPPVGINLPYKILFKINSLVQHGCVPGQALDAMFYRLVDPSTIRIEHIECALDKLFCLKARCYDPVSWLCDQYREYMAYKRIPESPAISLDDGMVYVHRVQVTPSKVYFCGPEVNLSNRVLRNYPQDIDNFLRVSFVDEDLGKLLRKDLCPRTNCHTSADEERRTRVYERILFTLTNGIVIGDKKFEFLAFSSSQLHEHSVWMFASRSQLTAQDIRNWMGDFSNTRNVAKYGARLGQAFSSSRETFSVGKDEIELIPDVEIRRGRVKYCFSDGIGKISAEFAEKVARKCGIGSTPSVFQIRRGGYKGVVAVDPTLSKNLALRESMCKYQSENTALDVLQWSRNQPCFLNRQLITLLSTLGVPDYVFQKKQNQDLKKLQGVLTDPLRALEALETIFQGEATDVLKEMLLSGYKPDAEPFLSLMLQAFCASKLVELRTKTRIFVPKGRLLLGCLDETKTLKYGQVFVRCSPSAISSGAGSTTTSEDNFTAVGKVVVARNPCLHPGDVRVLTAVDVPALHHMVDCVVFPQKGKRPHPDECAGGDLDGDPYFVSWDSDLIPRRTIEPMIHTPARTIELDHEVTMEEVAESFTNYIVNDTLGIISNAHVAFADRDSNKAMSHRCIKLAKLGSYAVDSPKTGMVVEVPRWLRAKQYPDFMEKVDKPMYKSRRVIGKLFRQVKNVELTSHSHSSSIKSFTAEVASKCYDPDMEVDGFEDYIDDAINYKREYDYKLGNLMDYYGIKTEADILSGNITSASKFFKKDVESINFAVRSLIKEARTWFSATQSDSSTDTDDVCAAKASAWYHVTYHPGYWGRCNKGMERDHFLSFPWCVFDKILQIKRHK comes from the exons ATGAGCTTTGCTTCTTACAGAGCTTCAGTTGTTGGTAATAATATCAGtgccttcatttcaaattcaaggttATTTAGACACAGAGAACTGACATTGGGTGCTCTATCGATCGTGAGAGTGTATCA CATAGTTTCTATCAACGCTAATCAATTCAACATGAGTCTTATGACAATTCAGTTGTATGGATTTTCCTCCGTCGAGTCTCCGGAAGAAGTGGCAGCGTTTCTGGAGGAATACACTGGACAAGGATCTGTTTCTGATGTAAAGGTTTTTCCCCCGAAAGACAGAAAATCAAGAGCGTCTGCCATAGTTGAGTTCACCCATGCAGAATCTGCTGATATAATAATCCCATTAGCTGAAGCGCGGCTCCTTTGGTATGACGAGGACTCTTATCTGAAAGCGAGAAAATGGAAGCCTGAACACTCCATTGAGCTTCTAAAGCTGCACTTCGGATGCCTGGTTTCCGAGGAACGCTTTTCTGTGCTGTGGACAACATCGGAAGTTCAAGTGAGTTTCTGGACGGAATTTAAGAATATGTTCTTGTTATTCTGTTATGATTCGGATGAATACAAGCTTGAGATCTCCGCTGAAAGTATTAGCAAGATTGAGCTGCATTGTCCGCATGGCCAGCTTCGAAAGTTTCTTCTAATCCAG TTACTTGGTGCCCCTCGGATTTTGAAGCAAGTTTCTGACCGAAACTGGGTGCGTGAAGTTGACTTCACTCCATCTTGCTGCATTGGCCAATCTTCTGCCGTATGTTTGGAACTTCCATATGATTCTGTGCTTCCAAATTTACGCGATAGTTTTCTTCATTACCAAGAAAATGAAGGACGCTTTGCTCTGGAGATGGGTAATGCCTTCTCCCGTAATTCAGATCTTGTACCAATTGTTGGTCCGCCAGTGGGCATTAACTTGCCATACAAAATCCTGTTCAAGATAAATTCCTTGGTTCAGCATGGATGTGTTCCAGGGCAAGCTCTTGATGCTATGTTTTATAGGCTCGTTGATCCAAGCACAATAAGAATTGAACACATAGAGTGTGCCCTGGACAAACTGTTCTGCTTGAAAGCGCGCTGCTATGATCCCGTGAGTTGGCTTTGTGATCAATACAGAGAGTACATGGCCTACAAGAGAATTCCAGAGTCGCCTGCTATTTCTTTAGATGATGGGATGGTGTATGTGCACAGGGTTCAAGTCACACCATCTAAAGTATATTTCTGTGGTCCTGAGGTAAATCTTTCCAACCGTGTTCTACGAAATTACCCTCAAGATATTGATAATTTTCTTCGTGTCTCCTTCGTGGATGAGGACTTGGGTAAGTTGCTTCGGAAAGATTTGTGCCCGCGCACAAATTGTCACACTTCTGCAGATGAGGAAAGGAGAACTAGAGTTTATGAAAGGATACTTTTTACTCTAACAAATGGAATAGTCATTGGTGACAAGAAGTTTGAGTTCCTTGCCTTCTCATCAAGTCAATTACACGAGCATTCGGTGTGGATGTTTGCGTCAAGAAGTCAGCTCACCGCACAAGACATCAGAAACTGGATGGGGGACTTCAGCAACACCAGAAATGTGGCAAAGTATGGTGCTAGGTTGGGCCAGGCTTTCAGCTCTTCCCGGGAGACTTTTAGTGTCGGCAAGGATGAAATTGAACTCATTCCTGATGTAGAAATCAGAAGAGGCCGAGTCAAATATTGTTTCTCCGATGGAATTGGGAAGATATCTGCTGAATTTGCCGAAAAGGTGGCAAGAAAGTGTGGGATCGGTTCTACTCCATCAGTGTTTCAAATTCGTAGAGGTGGCTATAAAGGCGTCGTGGCAGTTGATCCGACATTGTCAAAGAACTTGGCTTTGAGAGAGAGCATGTGCAAGTACCAATCCGAAAACACAGCGCTAGATGTTCTCCAGTGGAGCAGGAACCAGCCTTGTTTCCTCAATCGTCAACTGATCACCCTTTTGTCCACGCTCGGAGTCCCGGATTATGTTTTTCAGAAAAAGCAAAACCAGGATTTGAAGAAACTGCAAGGTGTTCTAACTGACCCTTTAAGAGCACTGGAAGCACTTGAAACGATATTTCAAGGGGAGGCCACAGACGTTTTGAAGGAAATGCTTTTGAGTGGTTACAAGCCAGATGCGGAGCCATTTCTGTCATTGATGCTGCAAGCATTCTGTGCATCTAAGCTTGTGGAATTGCGAACCAAAACAAGGATATTTGTTCCAAAGGGAAGATTGTTGTTGGGATGTCTAGATGAAACCAAAACATTGAAATATGGTCAGGTGTTTGTGCGATGCTCTCCCTCTGCGATCTCAAGTGGCGCTGGCAGCACTACTACAAGCGAAGACAATTTTACTGCGGTGGGGAAAGTTGTAGTTGCTAGAAACCCCTGTTTACACCCGGGAGATGTTCGCGTTCTTACAGCTGTGGACGTGCCCGCATTGCACCACATGGTGGATTGTGTAGTTTTTCCGCAAAAAGGAAAGAG ACCTCATCCTGATGAATGCGCGGGAGGAGATTTAGATGGAGATCCTTACTTTGTTAGTTGGGACTCTGATCTAATTCCACGTCGGACAATTGAACCGATGATTCATACCCCAGCACGAACTATTGAATTGGATCATGAAGTTACAATGGAG GAGGTTGCAGAGTCGTTTACAAACTACATAGTGAATGACACTTTAGGGATCATTTCAAATGCACATGTTGCCTTCGCAGACAGAGATTCAAACAAGGCCATGAGTCATCGATGTATTAAGCTCGCCAAGCTCGGTTCCTATGCTGTTGACTCTCCAAAAACCGGCATGGTAGTGGAAGTGCCGCGCTGGCTACGTGCCAAACAATACCCAGATTTCATGGAAAAGGTTGACAAACCTATGTACAAGTCCAGGCGTGTGATTGGGAAGCTTTTCCGGCAGGTGAAGAATGTTGAGCTTACATCACATTcgcattcaagctcaattaaATCCTTCACCGCGGAAGTGGCTTCGAAGTGCTATGATCCCGACATGGAGGTAGATGGATTCGAAGATTACATCGATGATGCCATCAACTACAAAAGGGAGTACGACTACAAGCTGGGAAATTTGATGGATTACTACGGCATCAAAACTGAAGCAGATATACTAAGTGGGAACATCACTTCAGCGTCGAAATTTTTCAAAAAGGACGTGGAGTCAATTAATTTCGCCGTAAGGTCACTGATAAAGGAAGCTAGGACCTGGTTCAGTGCGACGCAGTCGGATTCCAGCACTGATACCGATGATGTATGTGCAGCGAAAGCATCAGCTTGGTACCATGTTACGTATCATCCTGGTTACTGGGGTCGCTGCAACAAGGGAATGGAAAGGGATCATTTCCTCAGCTTTCCGTGGTGTGTTTTCGACAAGATCCTCCAGATCAAGAGGCACAAATAA
- the LOC126606638 gene encoding loganic acid O-methyltransferase-like yields MAEGGKGTLQVSAVSMNLNGDRENSAIPITTSLPMNGGKGTYSYFNNSCSQRQCTEDEKRKFIEEIEQKLDMKKLFSLSNTIRLADLGCATGPNTFMIIQDILEAMQRKHQSQLSQSCFNDVQHSDDHQMPEFQVFFNDQESNDFNTLFTSLPQDRQYFAAGVPGSFHHRLFPESSIHFVHTSLCLHWISKSPEVLQNKASPTWNRGRIHYTSAPDEVVEAYASQFAEDMENFLNARAKELVPGGMMVMILVGIPKGTPYSEIPMGMMCNCLSSSLMDMAKEGIIEESEVDSFNLPFYAASLEEMEGILEKNGCFKIERMESTNPAAYLKGGPVDIPAWVTNVRAAMEGMFAKHFGSEVMEEMFGRLTDKLVDIADLINSRCEVKSQLLAVLKRK; encoded by the exons ATGGCAGAAGGGGGCAAAGGAACGTTGCAGGTTTCAGCTGTTTCCATGAATCTCAACGGAGATCGTGAAAATAGTGCGATACCGATCACAACTTCGTTGCCTATGAACGGTGGAAAAGGCACTTACAGTTACTTCAACAACTCCTGCAGCCAG AGACAGTGCACTGAGGATGAGAAGAGAAAATTCATTGAGGAAATTGAGCAGAAGCTTGATATGAAAAAACTCTTCTCCCTTTCAAACACCATTCGTCTTGCGGACTTGGGATGTGCCACTGGACCAAACACTTTCATGATAATTCAAGACATACTAGAAGCCATGCAACGCAAACACCAATCCCAATTATCCCAATCATGTTTCAACGATGTTCAACATTCTGATGATCATCAAATgcctgaatttcaagtcttctTTAACGACCAAGAGTCGAATGACTTCAACACCCTCTTCACCTCTCTCCCACAAGACAGGCAATACTTTGCAGCTGGCGTGCCCGGTTCTTTCCATCACCGTTTGTTTCCCGAGTCATCTATCCACTTTGTGCATACCTCATTATGTCTCCACTGGATCTCTAAGTCGCCGGAAGTATTGCAAAACAAGGCCTCTCCGACATGGAACAGGGGCAGGATTCACTACACAAGTGCACCGGATGAAGTAGTTGAGGCTTATGCGTCCCAGTTTGCGGAGGACATGGAGAATTTTTTGAATGCTAGGGCCAAAGAGCTTGTGCCTGGAGGAATGATGGTAATGATCTTGGTTGGAATTCCCAAAGGGACGCCTTATTCAGAAATTCCAATGGGTATGATGTGCAATTGTTTATCGTCTAGCCTCATGGATATGGCAAAAGAG GGAATAATTGAAGAAAGTGAAGTGGATTCCTTCAACTTGCCATTTTATGCAGCCTCTCTAGAGGAGATGGAGGGGATATTAGAGAAAAACGGGTGTTTTAAGATAGAGAGAATGGAGTCGACAAACCCAGCAGCATATCTGAAAGGTGGTCCAGTTGACATACCAGCTTGGGTGACGAATGTGAGGGCTGCAATGGAGGGAATGTTTGCCAAACACTTTGGAAGTGAGGTTATGGAAGAAATGTTTGGAAGATTGACCGATAAACTTGTAGACATTGCCGACCTCATAAACTCACGATGCGAAGTCAAAAGTCAGTTGCTTGCTGTTCTCAAGCGTAAATGA